A region from the Desulfomarina profundi genome encodes:
- a CDS encoding NAD(P)H-dependent glycerol-3-phosphate dehydrogenase — MTENKTISVIGAGSWGTALALVLAENQNNVFLWGHNRRTVRKLQEERQNKKYLPGIQFPDNLKITGDLELCVGQSAIILMVVPSHGLRDVFNKLAAMLPDKAYIISAVKGIENSSLETMTMIMESVLQQRYPEKNCEIGVLSGPSFAKEVAQRVPTAVTLGFKNLATAKKLQKVFGNSFFRVYAGCDITGLEISASYKNIIAIAAGVCDGLGYGLNTRAALITRGLTEMTRLGTALGADISTFSGLSGLGDLLLTCTGNLSRNRTVGLKLGKGKQLEEIVNEMKMVAEGIKTTRSIFEIRKKYTVETPILDEVYKIIYQGKKCSLAVSDLLARELKVE, encoded by the coding sequence ATGACTGAGAATAAAACAATTTCAGTAATAGGAGCCGGATCCTGGGGAACCGCTCTGGCCCTTGTCTTAGCTGAAAATCAGAATAACGTTTTTCTCTGGGGTCATAATAGACGAACTGTTAGGAAGTTACAGGAAGAGAGGCAGAATAAAAAGTATCTACCAGGTATTCAATTTCCCGATAACCTTAAAATTACAGGTGATCTGGAACTCTGTGTCGGACAAAGTGCAATAATATTGATGGTTGTACCATCGCATGGTTTAAGAGATGTTTTTAACAAACTTGCAGCCATGTTACCCGATAAAGCGTATATAATTTCTGCTGTTAAAGGCATAGAAAATAGTTCGCTGGAAACCATGACCATGATCATGGAAAGCGTTCTTCAGCAACGATATCCTGAAAAAAATTGTGAAATTGGCGTGTTATCGGGTCCATCCTTTGCCAAAGAGGTTGCCCAACGAGTACCAACCGCCGTTACCCTTGGCTTTAAAAACCTTGCTACTGCGAAGAAATTGCAGAAAGTATTTGGTAACAGTTTTTTCAGGGTTTATGCGGGGTGCGATATAACAGGTCTTGAGATAAGTGCTTCTTATAAAAATATAATAGCTATTGCCGCCGGTGTATGCGATGGACTCGGCTATGGACTCAATACACGTGCTGCCTTGATTACCCGCGGGCTGACTGAGATGACCAGGCTTGGAACAGCACTGGGAGCAGATATTTCAACTTTTTCTGGTTTGAGTGGACTTGGAGATTTACTCCTTACCTGTACCGGTAATTTAAGTAGAAACAGAACAGTTGGATTAAAACTTGGTAAGGGAAAACAACTGGAAGAAATAGTAAACGAAATGAAAATGGTGGCAGAAGGAATTAAAACCACAAGGTCTATTTTTGAAATACGAAAAAAATATACAGTTGAGACCCCTATTCTTGATGAAGTTTACAAGATTATTTACCAGGGAAAAAAATGCTCCCTCGCTGTAAGTGACCTGCTGGCCAGGGAGCTTAAAGTCGAATAA
- a CDS encoding XTP/dITP diphosphatase, producing the protein MIPMIVIATNNKNKLVEFKNLLQETSIEVKSLADFGPIPEAIEDGNTFDENAYKKAHHTAKILGLPAIADDSGLCVDALEGAPGVYSSRYAGENATDADNCKKLLEELSGKSDRKAHFSCVLSIAVPSGPALTYESRCDGIILKEPRGTSGFGYDPLFYFEELGKTFAELSMDEKNRVSHRGKALAEVKKEMPLIIKWLEQRLSEEKPPKPDHSMFKDNDWSN; encoded by the coding sequence ATGATCCCAATGATAGTGATAGCAACAAATAATAAAAATAAATTGGTTGAATTTAAAAATCTTTTACAGGAAACTTCAATTGAGGTTAAATCTCTCGCCGATTTTGGACCCATTCCAGAAGCAATTGAAGATGGGAATACATTTGATGAAAACGCTTATAAAAAGGCCCATCATACTGCAAAAATTTTAGGTCTTCCCGCAATTGCAGATGATTCAGGTCTCTGTGTGGACGCACTTGAAGGTGCTCCGGGGGTTTATTCTTCAAGATATGCTGGAGAAAATGCAACAGATGCCGATAACTGTAAAAAACTGCTTGAGGAGCTGTCAGGTAAATCAGATAGAAAAGCTCATTTCAGCTGTGTTTTGTCAATAGCTGTACCTTCCGGACCGGCTTTGACCTATGAGTCGCGTTGTGACGGTATTATTCTTAAAGAGCCCCGTGGTACGAGTGGATTCGGTTATGACCCACTCTTTTATTTTGAGGAATTGGGTAAAACCTTCGCTGAACTTTCAATGGATGAGAAAAATCGTGTCAGTCACAGGGGAAAAGCTCTTGCAGAAGTAAAAAAGGAAATGCCCCTCATTATCAAATGGCTCGAACAGAGACTTTCTGAAGAAAAACCACCTAAACCTGATCATTCAATGTTTAAAGATAATGATTGGTCAAATTAA
- a CDS encoding epoxyqueuosine reductase QueH — protein MKLLLHICCGPCAVYPLTFLREKDYSITAYFYNPNIHPFKEFRRRLVTADEYLRKQHIPAIIDKKYGLKYFLRSVVHNEGKRCNFCYSDRLEKTVQTAKENNFDAFTSTLLYSKYQNHKKIIKICKNLEELYSITFIYHDFREGWQQGIDISKQLSLYRQPYCGCIYSEWERYDKSLKIKNK, from the coding sequence ATGAAACTTCTTCTCCATATATGTTGCGGACCTTGCGCAGTTTATCCTCTCACATTTCTTCGTGAAAAAGATTATTCCATCACCGCTTATTTCTACAACCCCAATATCCATCCTTTTAAAGAATTCCGCAGAAGACTTGTCACTGCAGATGAATATCTGAGAAAACAACATATACCGGCCATAATTGATAAAAAATACGGTCTTAAATATTTTTTGAGATCAGTGGTGCATAATGAAGGAAAAAGGTGCAACTTTTGCTATTCCGATAGACTTGAAAAAACAGTGCAGACTGCAAAGGAGAACAATTTTGACGCGTTTACCAGTACACTTCTTTACAGCAAATATCAAAATCATAAGAAAATTATTAAAATATGCAAAAACCTTGAAGAACTGTATTCAATCACATTTATTTACCATGATTTCAGGGAAGGCTGGCAACAGGGAATTGATATTTCAAAACAACTTTCTCTTTACAGGCAACCTTATTGTGGCTGTATTTACAGTGAATGGGAACGATACGATAAATCATTGAAAATAAAAAATAAATAA
- a CDS encoding sigma-54 interaction domain-containing protein has translation MVHKNDISKQLEDLTALYEITKQLASSKELSECLESTMFILSEIKGMENGTVSIVNPLTGNLEIEVAHGISAAGKKRGKYRIGEGITGRVVATGEPIIVPHIAEEPLFLNRTGARENVKKQKRSFLCVPIKDGQNIIGALSVDIIYKNGITEQANTDLQFLTVLSSIIAQTVVRVQKVNRETEELYSENLKLKRELSEKNKINDIIGNSSKMQEVYEMIHRVVDSNATVLLRGESGTGKTLVAKALHYNGKRKSAPFIVVNCSALPETLLESELFGHEKGSFTGANELKIGRFEQAEGGTLFLDEIGEISHSVQVKLLNVVQERKFQRLGSTNLIECDVRLVAATNRDLEKAVAEKNFREDLYYRLNVFPVYMPPLRERRTDILLLAEFFLEKYSKENNKKIIRISTTAIDMLIQYHWPGNVRELQNCIERAVLICDGDTIKSIHLPPTLQTAGNSSREKPLSLSVAVENFEKELIVEGLKRNNGNQTKTAKDLDTSLRIINYKIHQYNIDPKKFKI, from the coding sequence ATGGTACACAAAAACGATATCTCCAAACAACTGGAAGATCTCACGGCCCTTTATGAAATAACTAAACAACTGGCATCTTCAAAAGAACTCAGTGAATGCCTGGAAAGCACCATGTTTATTCTTTCAGAAATAAAAGGGATGGAAAATGGTACTGTTTCCATCGTTAACCCATTAACCGGAAACCTTGAGATAGAAGTTGCCCATGGAATATCTGCAGCTGGGAAAAAGCGTGGAAAATATAGAATAGGGGAGGGGATTACAGGGAGAGTTGTTGCCACAGGCGAACCTATTATCGTTCCACATATTGCCGAAGAACCATTATTTCTCAATAGAACTGGAGCACGTGAAAACGTAAAGAAACAAAAGAGATCTTTTCTGTGTGTTCCCATCAAGGATGGACAAAACATTATAGGTGCTCTCAGTGTTGATATCATATATAAAAACGGTATTACCGAACAGGCCAATACCGATCTGCAATTCCTCACAGTTTTAAGTTCAATAATTGCCCAGACTGTTGTCAGAGTACAAAAAGTAAACAGGGAGACCGAAGAACTTTATTCTGAAAACCTTAAGCTTAAAAGAGAGCTTTCAGAAAAGAATAAAATTAATGATATTATAGGTAATTCGAGCAAAATGCAGGAAGTGTATGAAATGATACACAGGGTTGTTGACTCTAATGCAACTGTCCTTCTTCGTGGCGAATCAGGTACAGGAAAAACACTTGTGGCAAAAGCTCTTCATTACAATGGCAAAAGAAAATCCGCACCCTTTATCGTTGTTAATTGTTCTGCTCTTCCTGAAACCCTTTTGGAAAGTGAACTTTTTGGTCATGAAAAAGGTTCATTCACCGGTGCAAATGAGCTGAAAATTGGACGTTTTGAACAGGCTGAAGGAGGGACCCTGTTCCTTGATGAGATAGGTGAAATCAGCCATTCAGTACAGGTTAAACTCCTCAATGTTGTGCAGGAAAGAAAGTTCCAGAGACTTGGTTCAACAAACCTCATCGAATGTGATGTTCGACTCGTTGCAGCAACAAACAGAGATCTTGAAAAGGCGGTTGCAGAAAAAAATTTCAGAGAAGATCTCTACTACAGACTTAATGTTTTTCCTGTGTATATGCCCCCCTTAAGAGAGCGACGAACTGACATTCTCCTTCTTGCTGAATTTTTTCTTGAAAAATATTCTAAAGAAAACAACAAAAAAATTATCAGAATTTCCACCACAGCAATAGACATGTTGATTCAGTACCATTGGCCCGGGAATGTCAGGGAACTCCAGAACTGTATTGAAAGGGCTGTGCTTATCTGTGATGGTGACACTATAAAATCAATTCACCTTCCACCGACACTTCAAACTGCTGGGAATTCATCCAGGGAAAAACCTCTTTCTCTTTCAGTTGCAGTAGAAAATTTTGAAAAAGAACTTATAGTTGAAGGGCTGAAACGAAACAATGGTAACCAGACAAAGACTGCAAAAGACCTGGATACAAGCCTGAGAATCATTAATTATAAGATCCATCAGTATAATATTGATCCAAAAAAATTTAAGATTTGA
- a CDS encoding SH3 domain-containing protein has protein sequence MNLRTGPGIKYKVKWEYGSGFPLLILKKKGKWAQVKDFEGDTGWVYRKLLVDKPMMIVKVNKNRKNKINIRNRPGTDSKIIGKAYYGVVFATVQQKSGWVEVRHESGLQGWIKRSLLWGY, from the coding sequence GTGAACCTGAGAACAGGGCCTGGTATAAAATATAAGGTGAAGTGGGAATACGGAAGTGGTTTTCCTCTGTTAATACTTAAAAAAAAAGGGAAATGGGCCCAAGTTAAAGATTTCGAAGGTGATACCGGGTGGGTTTATAGAAAGCTGTTGGTTGACAAACCAATGATGATCGTCAAGGTAAATAAAAACAGAAAAAACAAGATCAACATCAGAAACAGGCCAGGGACAGATAGTAAGATTATTGGAAAAGCCTACTATGGCGTGGTTTTTGCTACGGTTCAGCAGAAATCAGGATGGGTGGAGGTCAGACACGAGTCAGGACTACAAGGCTGGATCAAAAGAAGTCTTCTCTGGGGTTATTGA